The segment GCCTCAAAGAGTGCAGCACGATCCAAGATACGTAGTATATCTTGCTCATCGCACTGCTCGATAGATACGATATGCTTCATCATAAGGCACAGACTATATTCATTTCACCCGTAAAGGTACAAAAAAGGGACAGACTACAGAGGAGACAGGTCAAGAGTGATGTGATTTTAATCGATCATCGCAGGAGACTCTCCTATGCATTTGTCGGAGGAAACGATATCCACGTGGATATTTGGAAATTTCCACGTGGATATTTGGGAATCTCCACGTGAAGAAAAACTATTCTCCACGTGGATGTCAAATGAAACTTCGGAGGAATCAAATGAAACTTCGGAGGAATCGTTTCGTCCCCACGTGGAGAATAAAAAATAGCCACCTGAATATTTTGTTTTTCCTCGGTGACTATTTTATTGCGGGGGGGGAGAATATTTGGAGTTAAATCAGCGTAAACATCGAGGCCTCCTAAGTAAACCGAAAGTTTCATGAGGGGAAGAACTATATCCGTCTCCATAAAGATCGACGAATTGTGGCGATGCTAGGAGCAGAAGCTTTATACGGGAGGGGGATAAGCTCATCCAGAGAGTTATCCGTATCGCTTATTTTGCTAACTTTGTCGCCAGAGCAGTAAGAGGGTGAGAGGCCTCACTACCTAAGGTTTCGGACGCTCTTCTATTGCTTGCACTTGTAGTACAGACACTACACTTACCCCACAGCACCCCTACCTTATTGTGTGGAGGGTTGTAACGCAAACCATAAGCTTAAATCATGGCAGTAGAAATCAGACAAATAGATGGACGCAAGGAGCTGAAGAAGTTTGTTGAGTTCAACCTCGAGCTATACAAAAACAATCCTTACCACGTCCCTGGCATTATCAAGGATGAGATAGACCTACTAGATAAGGACAAGAACCCCTCCTTCGATGTGTGTGAGGCTGCTTACTTCCTTGCCTACAAAGATGGTAAGATCGTAGGGCGCATCGCTGGGATCATCAACCATAAGGCCAACGAGACCTGGAATCAAAACTACGCTCGCTTTGGTTTCGTTGACTTTATCAATGATGACGAGGTGGTCGACAAGCTCTTTGAGACTGTCGAGCAGTGGGGACGCAACAAGGGTATGGACTATATGCACGGGCCGATGTCCTTCACCGATATGGATCAGGAGGCGATGCTTGTAGAGGGCTTTGACCAGATGGGTACGACCGTAGGACTCTACAACTACGCTTACTACCCTAAGCAGCTTGAGCGACTAGGATATGTCAAGAGTACCGACTGGAAGGAGTACCTGATCAAGATCCCCAAGGAGATCCCTGAGAAGCATCAGCGTATCGCCAATCTAGTCAAGGAGAAGTATGGTCTCAAGGTGGTTAAGTACAAGAGCCGCAAGGAGATTATGTCTCACGCTGACGAGATCTTCACTACGCTCAATAAGGCGTACGCACCGCTTTACGGCTTTAGCGAGTTGTCGCCCGCACAGATGGAGTACTATGCCAATGCCTACCTACCTCTGCTACGACTAGACTTCTTTACCGCTATCGTTAGAGAGCGTGATGAGCAGATGATCGCTTTCGCTATCACGATGCCCAACCTAAGTAAGGCGATGCGCGCTGCCAAGGGAAGACTCTACCCCTTTGGCTTTATACCGCTACTGAATGCGCTCAAGACTCCGCCCAAGGTGGTAGACCTTTACCTCATAGGTGTCCTACCAGAGTATCAAAACAAGGGGATCAATGCACTCATCTTCGCCGACCTGATACCGATTTATAACAAGCTAGGGGTCGAGGTCGCTGAGAGCAATCCTGAGCTAGAGACTAATACAGCGGTGCAGCTGCAGTGGAGCTACTTCGAGCGTAAGCACCACAAGACGCGCCGTGTCTTCATCAAAGAACTCTAACTTACGCCAGCTCTAACATAAGCCTACGACTAGCATACACCATATACCCCTCTACTAACTGACATCAATGCCTATACAAGAACCTCTTAACCAGCCCGAACTCCTAGACCAAGCGACCGTAGCTGGATATACCGAAGATGACTTTCGGACGCTCTCCTGGAGCGAGCATATTCGCAAGCGTCCTGGTATGTATATCGGTAAGATCGGTGATGGTACACAGGCTGATGACGGTATCTACATCCTCATCAAAGAGGTGATAGACAATTCCATCGATGAGTTTGTCATGGGTGTGGGTAGTGAGATACGTATCACGATCGACAGCGAGACGAACGAGGTGCAGATACGAGACTACGGTCGTGGCATTCCGCTCGGCAAGCTCGTCGATGCGACCTCTAAGATGAATACGGGCGCCAAGATCGACTCGCAAGCCTTCAAAAAGTCGGTCGGTCTCAACGGTGTCGGTCTCAAAGCGGTCAATGCGCTCTCCTCGACCTTTACTGTCCAGAGCTGGCGTGAGGGCGAGACCTCCTCAGTCACCTACGAGCGGGCTGAGATGGTCGCTCATACGCCTGCAGCGCCGTGCGAGGACAAGGGGGTACACGGCACTTTGGTCTCCTTCACACCAGACGCTGAGGTCTTTCGTAACTCGCACTACGACCTCCGCCATGTGGAGGCGCTCGTACGCAACTACTGCTACCTCAACACGGGGCTAACGCTCTACCTCAACGATAAGAAATATGTCAGCCGTCACGGGCTACAAGACTTCCTCTCAGACACCATCACGGGCGATCCGCTCTACCCGATCATACGTCTCACAGGGCCTGATATAGAGGTCGCTATCACACACATTGAGCAGTACGGAGAGGAGTTTTACAGCTTCGTCAATGGTCAGTACACCACACAGGGAGGTACCCACTTGACAGCCTTTCGCGAGCAGGTAGCTCGTGTCATCAAGGAGTTTTCGGGCAAGGGCTTTGAGTATGGAGACATTCGCTCTGGCATGGCGGCGGCGATCAGCATCCGCATCATCGAGCCAGAGTTCGAGAGTCAGACGAAGATCAAGCTAGGCTCCAAGGAGATGGTACCCCAAGATCCTATGTTTGAGCACGAACCACTGCGGGGCGTGACGGTACAGAAGTTCGTCGGTGACTTCCTCAAGGAGAAGCTCGACAACTACCTCCACATGCACCCCGACATCTCCGAGGTGATGCTCCAGACGATCCAGGCCAACGAGCGTGAGCGCAAGGCGATGAGCGGCGTCACCAAGCTAGCGCGTGAACGTGCTAAGAAAGCTAGCCTTCACAACAAGAAGCTGCGTGACTGCACCGAGCACTACAACGATCCGAAGGCTAAGAACCCTGAGCTGACCAGTATCTTTATCACAGAGGGTAACTCGGCCAGTGGATCGATCACACAGAGTAGAGACGCGCGCTACCAAGCGGTCTTTAGCTTGCGAGGCAAACCGCTCAACAGCTATGGGCTGAGCAAGAAGGTGGTCTATGAGAACGAAGAGTTTAACCTCCTCCAGGCTGCGCTCAATATCGAAGACGGTCTCGAGGGCTTGCGCTACAACCGGGTGATCATCGCTACCGATGCCGATGATGACGGTATGCACATACGGCTCCTGACGCTGACCTTCTTTTTGCAGTTCTTTCCCGAGCTGGTACGGCGTGGACATGTCTACATATTGGAGACACCACTCTACCGTGTCTCGCTACCAGCCAAGCGCAAGAAGAGTATCACAGCACGTGTTGCCTCAGCGGGTAAGAAGAAGGGCGGCAAGAAGGCGACCAGTGAGCCAGCGTCTGAGACGGAGACCTCTGCCTACTGCTATAGTGATCAGGAGCTCAATGCGGCTGTAGAGCGGATGGGAGCTTCAGCTCAGATCACCCGCTTTAAGGGTCTGGGTGAGATCAGTGCCAATGAGTTTAAGGAGCTGATCACGGAGGAAAACATCAAGCTCCGTCAGGTGTCGCTCCGCAAGGAGGACAATCTCAAGCGAATGCTACACTTCTACATGGGCAAGAACACGCCCGACCGTCAAGACTTTATCATAGACAACCTAATCATCGACGAGGAGATTGTCTAAGGCTCCTCACCTAGCTTAGCAGACAGATATGAAGCGTATCGGATTCTTTGCGGGTTCCTTTGACCCCTTTACACTAGGGCATGCGGACATAGTGGCACGTGCTCTCAAGATTTTTGATGAGGTGGTCATAGGTATCGGCACGCACCCGACGAAAAAGCCATTCTTCACCTCCGAGCAGCGCGCTCTACAGATAGAGACCGTCTATGCGCAGGAGCCTCGTGTCCGTGTCGTGAGCTATAGCGGCATGACCATCGAGGCGGCGAAGCAGTGTGGCGCACAGTTTCTCATACGTGGCGTACGCTCCACGAGCGACTTCGAGTACGAGCAGAGTATCTCTCAGATTAATGATCATCTGCAAGGACCTATGACGGTGCTACTCTTTGGGGCGCAAGGTCTGCTCCACATCTCTAGCTCTATGGTACGGGAGCTGCTGAGCTGGAATCTAGATGTATCGGACTACGTACCCAGTGGCATGCCTTTGACTTTTGACTAATTAGCTATCTCCTATCCTCTTACTATGCGACAATCAGCTGACATCAATCATATCTACGACCTACTCCTCCAGAGTGACGGTATCTGCACCGACACGAGACATCTGCGTCCTGACTCGCTCTTCGTATCGCTACGAGGAGCCCACTTCGATGGCAATCGCTTTGCGGTGGATGCACTCAAGCAAGGGTGCAAGTATGCACTCGTTGACGACCTTAGCTATATAGATGAAGTCGACGAGTCTGACGCCGACCTTCGTGAGCGACTTATCTATTACAGAGATGGGGGCTTTGAGGCGCTTCACGAGCTGGCGCTCCTACATAGGGCAAAGTCTGAGGCAACCTTCATAGCAATCACAGGGACCAATGGCAAGACGACTACTAAGGAGCTGGTGGCTGCTGTTTTGTCCGCAAAGTATCGGGTTCATGCCACCCAGGGCAACTACAATAACGAGATAGGCGTTCCCCTCACCCTACTGCAGGTTCGCCCTGAGCATCAGTTTGTCATCGTCGAGCTAGGAGCTTCGCACATCGGAGACATAGCTTCGCTCTGCAAGCTCGCCCAGCCTCAGTACGGCATCATTACGAATGTGGGGCGTGCTCATCTATCAGGCTTTGGCACGCCCGAGGGGGTGATCAAGGCTAAGAGCGAGCTTTACGCTTATCTGCGAGAGCATAGCGGACAAGCCTTCTGCAATGGAGAGGATAAGACGCTCATCAGCAATCTCAATGGACTACCCACGGTCTACTACAACGGCACCACGTCGCCACGCGTCACTGGCGCCGTACTCCCAACCGATGAGTCTGGACTACTAAAGATAGAGTGGTGTGACCAAGAGACTGGCGAGAGCTACCAGCTAGCGACAAAGCTAGTCGGCGACTACAACCTCAACAACATCCTGGCAGCCATCACCGTGGGGCTACACTTCGGTCTAGATCCTAAGACGATCAATGAGGCTGTGACCAACTACCAGCCACGCAATGAGCGATCCCAAGTCCTGCCCCCGACAGCGCAGGGTAACCGTGTCATCCTCGACTGCTACAACGCTAACCCCTCTAGCATGGAGGTAGCACTCAGTAGCTACTTCACGATGGACTGTCAGGGGCTCAATCGCATGCTTATCCTTGGTGACATGAACGAGCTAGGCGATGCAGCAGAGAGCGAGCATATCACCGTCATCAGACAGATACAGAGCTATCTCCTGCGCTATCCTAAGATGGTCACTTACTTCTGCGGGCCCAACTTCTTTGCTCTGCAGGCTCGCTACGGGAGCGAACACTTTATCTTCTTTCCCTCGGCGACTGCTCTCAAGCAATACTTCACCAGACACCAACCGCAGCACAGCTTTATCCTGATCAAAGGTTCTAACTCGCACCATCTCTCGTCCATTGCGGAGCTATGCTAAAGAATCGCCAGCAACAGCAGCTAGAGCAGCGACAGACCCTCACAGCGCGACAGATACAGCAGATACAACTGCTGGAGCTACCTGTCACCGAGCTGGAGCAGCGCATCAGCGCTGAGATCGAGCGCAATCCTGCTCTCGAGGAGGCGTATACTGCTCATGACGATTCAAATGAAAGTAACGCAACCAACGACCAGATCGACTCCTCTTTGAGCCAGTCCGACCAAGATCGGCTCGAGGCGCGCAACGAGTTCGGCAATGACGACGAGATCCCAGCTTATCGGCTGAGGATGATCGCCGAGAGAGAGCAGCAGCGTGAGGAGATCCCCTTTGCTGCACACGGACTATCTCTCGCAGACTACCTAGACAATCAGCTCTCCACCCTAGAGCTCACCGAGCGGCAGCAGTTACTCGTACCTTATATAGTAGGCAACCTTCGAGAGGATGGCTACCTAGACCGCTCACTACCACTCATTGCTCAGGATCTACTCCTCAAAGAGTGCGTCGACGCCTCCGAGCAGGAGCTCACCGAGCTACTCCAGATCATTCAGAGCTTAGACCCCGCAGGCGTAGGTGCTAGGTCGCTACAAGAGTGTCTACTGCTACAACTGCACCGTATGGAGCAGAGCGAGACCGTCGTCAATGCGGAGAAGATCGTCTCTCACTACTTCGATGACTTTGCTTACAAACGGTTCGAGCGACTCACTAAGCGAGGCTTTGACCAGAAGCAACTCGAAGAGGTGTCGGCACTCATTCACCAACTTTCCCCCAAGCCTGGCAACGGCTTTGACTCCTCTGCTGAGACGCTCCTCTCGAAGGTGACACCCGACTTCATCATCACAGAGCATGAGGGCGAGCTCACCCTGACCCTCACAGACCAGCGCGAGATACCCGCCCTCACCGTGTCGCCAAGCTACAAGCAGATGATCGCCGACTACCGTGATGCGTCAACTAGTGAACGAGCCAAGCTCAAGGAGACGATACAGTACACTCGTGATCGCGTCAAGGACGCTGAGTGGTTCATCTCCGCCCTGCAGCAGCGCTACGACACCCTCCGCACCACCATGACCATCATCATGACGCTACAGCGAGACTTCTTCCTCTCGGGCGACATCGTAGACCTGCGTCCCATGATCCTTAAGGACGTTGCCGATTTAGCCCGACTAGATATCAGCACCATATCACGTGTGAGCAATAGCAAGTACGTGCAGTGCCAGTGGGGCATCTACCCCATCAAGTTCTTCTTTAGCGAAAGCATGCAAGCGAAAGATGGCAGCGACGTCTCTACCAAAGTGATCAAAGACTGCCTCAAGCAGATCATCGAAAGGGAAGACCCTCTTCACCCGCTCACGGACGATCAACTCACAGAAGCACTCTCACAGCAAGGCTACGACATAGCGCGTCGCACCACCGCTAAGTACCGACAGCAGCTCGGACTCCCCACAGCTCGCCTGCGTCGCAAGCTGACTAAGTAATCGCTTATGCAAACGAAGCGTAGCTTGCTGATCCTGCTCTGGAGCTTTCTGTGCCTGCTCCCCACCCTCCTCGCCGGACAAGTCTCTAGCAGCACCTCCATATCGGGCATCCTCTACGACCAGCAGACAGGAGAGCCAGTCCCCTACGCCTCCATCTCTACTGAGACACGCCAGAGCGTCTCAGGCACAGCGAGCGACGACAAAGGAGCCTTTACCATCAAGGTACGACACGAGGAAATAGCGCAAGATACCATCGTGCTACAGATTAGCTGTATAGGCTATGAGGGACGGACCTTGCGTTTGGACAAATACCAAAATCACAGCTTAGGTCGCATCCCGCTCATCCGTAAAGCGACAGACATGGAGACAGTAGTCGTCAAGCCCAAAAAAGAACGCTACCGACGCAAAGGGAACCCCGCTGTGACCATCATGCGCCAAGTGATGCAGCATAAGGAGCACAACCACTTATCCTCCCTGCCCGACTACTCCTACCAGCTCTACCAGAAGACCCTCCTCGCTCAGGGCGATATCACACGAGGCAAGGGCTACTGGGGCATCCCCAAGTGGCGCATGAAGAGCTTCGTCGATAGCTCAGCACTCGCTAGGACACCTATCCTCCCCTTCTCCCTACGTGAGCGACACACCGTCTACGCACAGCAGGCCAGACGCACTGAGAACCCGCTACTCCTCGGCACACGACACAAAGGGGTCGAGCAGATTGTCGACGAGGGGCTGCTATCGAGCAATATAGACGCACTACTCGCTCCCGTAGACATCTACGACAACGACCTGCCATTACTCTCCAAAGAGATCATCGGACCCCTGCACTCGCAGCTCGGCATCACCTTCTACAAGTACTACCTCCTAGACACTATTCCAGATGCTTCGGGCAATGCTTGCTATCAGATACAGTTCGTACCGATAGAGATGCGTGACGCAGGCTTTTCGGGTACACTACTGGTAGACACCGTGGACTACAGCATCCACGGTGTAGAGATGCGCCTGCCCACCATCGCCAATGTCAACTGGGTAGATCGCCTAGAGATCACCATCGACTACGCCCCGCAGAGCATCACACGCCCAGACGGACGACGTGACACTCTATGGCTCCCCGAGCGGCAGCGGCTCGACGCACTCTTTCGCGTATCCAAGCGACTAGACATCTCAGTCTTAGCACGTGTCACCTCCATCTATAGTCACTACCAGACAGGCGCTACAGCGCTACGACCTGAGACACTTGATCCCCGTCTCCTCCTCTCTGCAGACACGCTCCAGCAGCTCATGACACGCGTCATCGACGACTACGGGCTGGTCGTTCGTCCCGAGCCGATCGACTCTACCGAGCTGCGCGCCACACAGCTCGTCGACTATGTCCTTCACGACCCTGGGTACAAACTCTTTTCGCTAGGAGCTAGGATGGCTTCCGTAGGCTTTATCCCGATACCCGCCGAACCACTACACCGTGAGCGTGTCTATGTAGATCTAGGTCCTCTGGAGACCCTCATCAGTGCCAACATGATCGAGGGCGTACGGCTTCGCCTTGGGGGCATGACCACTGCCAGACTGCACAATCAGCTCTTTGCCGAGGGGTATGTCACCTATGGCTTTAAGGACAAAAAGTGGAAGTACTACGCCCGCCTCACCTACGCTGTTAAGCCCAAAGAGCTGCACCCCCATAGCTACCCCCGAAACAATTTTGCGCTCTCTGTACGCAACGACCTCTTCTTCCCAGGTGAGGAGAGCTACGGACTATACAAAGATGGCATCGCCTCAATCTTTGGCACCTACGGCATCACGCGACGCTACTACGGACTAGACATAGAGGCTTCGCACGAGATAGACTGGTCACCCAGCCTATACTCCAACATATGGGTCGACTACCAGCGCCAACGCCCCACAGGCACACTCCACTACTACACGATCGATGCCGAGGGCAAGCAGTACGAAGTCGATGAACTACGACAGACCGAGATCGGAGCCTCGCTCAGCTGGACACCTGGTCGCACCCCTTACTCTGGACGAAAGCCAGGTAGCATCGTCTCGGCAGACATCTACAAGCCTTCCTTCACAATCTCTGGATCGATCTACCCACGAGGTCTATGGGGCAACGATCAGACCCACGGCGCACTCCATCTCGCCTACAGCCAGAGACTATACCTCAGCATCCTAGGTGCACTAGACATAACCCTTCAGAGTGGTATCGCTCTAGGCAACACCCCACAGTCACAGCTCTTCACGCCCTATGGCAATCGTGCCTGGCTACTCGTCCCCGACGCATTTCAGACCATACAACCATTAGAGTTCACCGCTGACAAATACCTCGACTTCAAGCTCCTCTATCGTATGGAGGGTCTGCTCTTTAACCGCATTCCACTCGTCAAGCGACTCGGACTGCGGGAGCTCGTCGGCATCCATGGTTACTGGGGCGACACATCACCACGACACATCACCCCACGCCCAGGACAAATCCTCTTGCCTACCTACGCCGAGCCTATGCGCAACGACCTACACCTAGAGCTCTCGGCAGGTCTGAGCAACATCTTCAAGGTGCTCTCCGTCCAATACTTTTACCGCATCACAGGCAAGGGGCTTCCCGCTCGTCAGCGCCACTCCATCCGCCTAGGTATCTCCGTCTCCTTCTGACATAATTGAGAGTAGTCTTCTTTTGTCTCGTGAGATTCTCTTTTTTCTTCCGTATATTTGTAGGAAGTTATACGTCATCTAGCAGAGACGTACAGTACTCATCATACAATCCTTTCAGTATTCTCACTATTTACTCAGCACCAGTTTATGCTCCTACCCACTGAGACCTTTTTAATTATTGGTTCCATCGTCATCTTCGTCGGTATCCTACTAGGTAAGGTTGGAGCTCGCTTTGGAGTGCCAGCCCTACTTCTCTTTTTGCTGACGGGTATGCTCTTTGGCGTAGATGGTATCGGAATACATTTTAGCAACATGCGGGGCGTGCAGTCCATCGGTATTGTAGCGCTCTCGATCATCCTCTTTTCGGGTGGTATGGGGACCAAGCTCTCGCAGATACGTCCCGTCATAGGCGAAGGTATTGCCCTAAGTACCATCGGAGTGTTGCTCACGACCCTCTTCACAGGACTACTCATCTTCTGCGTGACGCATTACCTCTTTGCCTCGCTCACCTTCTCGCTACCTATCGCTATCCTACTGGCGGCCACGATGTCTAGTACCGACTCCGCCTCAGTCTTTGCGATCCTACGCTCGCAGCGTGTGCATCTTAAGGAAAACCTCAAGCCACTCCTAGAGTTGGAGAGTGGTAGTAACGATCCGATGGCCTATATGATTACCGTCGCACTCATTGGCTTCGTCATGGGAGGCGATACCTCCCTATGGGGCGTGGCGGGGAGCCTCGTACTGCAGTTTCTCTTTGGCATCATCGGTGGATTTTTCTTTGGCTGGCTATGCGTCAAGATGCTCAATAATCTGAACATTCAGAACGAGGTGCTCTACCCCATCGCGCTGCTTTGCCTCGTTATGATCACCTACGTGAGCACGTGGTATATAGGTGGTAATGGTTATCTAGCAGTCTATATCGCAGGCATCTATCTAGGGAATAGTAAGATCACGGCACGAAGGTCTGTGTACGGCTTCTTCGATGGTATCACCTGGCTAGTACAGATCGTACTCTTCATCATGCTAGGGCTACTGGTCAATCCGAGCGATATGCTCCCCGTATTGCTTCCGACGCTCATCATTGCTGTACTGATGATGTTTGTCGCTCGTCCGCTCGCTTGCTTTGTGACGCTACTCCCCTTTCGTCAGCTATCCTTCAAGGCTCGCCTCTTCACCTCTTGGGTTGGTCTACGTGGAGCGGCACCCATCCTCTTTGCCACCTATCCCGTACTAGCCGAGGTGCCCCAGTCCAATCATATCTTTACCATAGTTTTCGTCATTACACTGGTATCACTCATCTGTCAGGGTATGACGATCACCCCAGTGGCTCGTGCTCTGCATCTAGCTGAGCCAGCACCCCCTGAGGGCTACTTCATGGGAGTCGAGATCCCTGAGGAGACCAATACAAGCATGGAGGAGCGTATTGTCGTAGAGGAGATGCTCTCTGAAGGACATTTGCTTAAGGACTTAGCACTCAATCCCGACGAACTGGTTATCCTCGTACGTCGCCACGATCGCTACATAGTGCCTAAGGGTGGACTACACCTGAACCCTAACGACATCCTCCTCATCGTCTCCGAGCGAAATGACTCTGAGCAGAAGTACCTAGAGATCCCGAACGCAGACCTCTTCACACGCTTGAGGAAAACCCTTGGACAGGTCACTAGCCATAAGAGTAAAAAGAGGTCCGATAGTTAGATGACCATATCTATCCTCAGCTAATAGACCTAAACAAATCCACAAATCAAGTAGCCCAATGAGACGAGTATCGATGTGCAGGGACACACGGTAGTATCCAGGTTACTCGTGAGATTTGCGAAATCTAGGCCCACTTACGAAGCTCTCGTGAGGGGGCTCTTTGGTTTGTGTCAGCCGAGAGCCGTGACTCAGACCTCAATTTCGCCAATCTTACGAGTAGCCCTACTTTATGTAAATAGTTCCCATTTATTTCGCTATCTTTGTCCCGAGAGCAATGGCATTATGAGATGCTACTTCAGCACAATCTCTTATTGCTCTAAGACAGCTCTCTATTTTCGCTTAAACAGACTCAGTTGGACATTGTATGTTACCACTATACGTACGGCATCCATCCTTGAGCCTACGTTAACACATAACAGAACCAGTACTTCATGTCTCCAAACAACCGCCTTCTTAGACCTATTCAGCGGTTTACAATCCGCAAAGTAGATTCCACCGTCGTACTCTTTCTTGCGACCATCGTAGCACTTATTGTGGCCAATAGCCCTCTCAGAGATCTATACCATACGCTGCTCGCTATACCGATCAACCTCAACATCCTAGGGCTAGACATATTTCATTATCATGGCGAGCCGATGAGCTTCTTGGTTTTTGCCAATGATGTCTTGATGGTTTTCTTCTTCTTTGTTGTCGGACTAGATATCAAGCAGCAACTTCTCGTTGGGGAGCTCTCCTCAGTCAAGAAAGCGATGATGCCTGTCGTGGGGGCTATAGGCGGTATGATCATGCCTATCCTCCTCTTCTTGCTGATTGCTCCTGCTGGTGATGCCAGCCGAGGTGCTGCCATACCGATGGCTACAGATATAGCCTTCGTCCTAGCGGTACTGATGGTACTGAAGGATCATGTACCCGCTTCGCTACGTGTCTTTATGACTACGCTAGCCGTAGCCGATGATATAGGAGGTATCATCGTGATAGCGCTCTTTTACTCCTCTGGGATCAACCTGTTGATGCTAGGTCTAGGCTTGGCGACAGTTGCTCTGCTAGCTCTCCTAGGTCGATCAGGAGTGCGCCATATAGTGATCTACATGATCGGACTCTTTATCGTATGGTTCTTCTTCCTACAGAGCGGTATCCACACCACCATCGCAGGTGTCATGGTAGCACTGGCGGTCCCTATGACGACCTCTGTCTCTTGCCACCAGCTAGGCAATCTCGCTGGTACAGTCTCTAGGATGCTACCGCATACAGAGAATACACAAAAAGATCAGACCACACACCTAGATGGAGCTGATATTGCCATGATCAACAGCTTGCGCCAATCTGCTTCACGAGCTATCCCTCCAGTACAGCGCCTAGAGCATGCACTCACGGGTTGGGTCAACTATTTGATCCTCCCTATCTTTGCTTTTGTCAATGCTGGGATCGACTTCTCCACATTCACTATGGATAGTATCTCAGCACTTCCCTTTGCAGTGAGTTTGGGACTATTGATTGGCAAGCCTGTTGGCATTTTCCTCTTTACCTATGT is part of the Porphyromonas asaccharolytica DSM 20707 genome and harbors:
- a CDS encoding DUF5686 family protein, whose protein sequence is MQTKRSLLILLWSFLCLLPTLLAGQVSSSTSISGILYDQQTGEPVPYASISTETRQSVSGTASDDKGAFTIKVRHEEIAQDTIVLQISCIGYEGRTLRLDKYQNHSLGRIPLIRKATDMETVVVKPKKERYRRKGNPAVTIMRQVMQHKEHNHLSSLPDYSYQLYQKTLLAQGDITRGKGYWGIPKWRMKSFVDSSALARTPILPFSLRERHTVYAQQARRTENPLLLGTRHKGVEQIVDEGLLSSNIDALLAPVDIYDNDLPLLSKEIIGPLHSQLGITFYKYYLLDTIPDASGNACYQIQFVPIEMRDAGFSGTLLVDTVDYSIHGVEMRLPTIANVNWVDRLEITIDYAPQSITRPDGRRDTLWLPERQRLDALFRVSKRLDISVLARVTSIYSHYQTGATALRPETLDPRLLLSADTLQQLMTRVIDDYGLVVRPEPIDSTELRATQLVDYVLHDPGYKLFSLGARMASVGFIPIPAEPLHRERVYVDLGPLETLISANMIEGVRLRLGGMTTARLHNQLFAEGYVTYGFKDKKWKYYARLTYAVKPKELHPHSYPRNNFALSVRNDLFFPGEESYGLYKDGIASIFGTYGITRRYYGLDIEASHEIDWSPSLYSNIWVDYQRQRPTGTLHYYTIDAEGKQYEVDELRQTEIGASLSWTPGRTPYSGRKPGSIVSADIYKPSFTISGSIYPRGLWGNDQTHGALHLAYSQRLYLSILGALDITLQSGIALGNTPQSQLFTPYGNRAWLLVPDAFQTIQPLEFTADKYLDFKLLYRMEGLLFNRIPLVKRLGLRELVGIHGYWGDTSPRHITPRPGQILLPTYAEPMRNDLHLELSAGLSNIFKVLSVQYFYRITGKGLPARQRHSIRLGISVSF
- a CDS encoding potassium/proton antiporter, translating into MLLPTETFLIIGSIVIFVGILLGKVGARFGVPALLLFLLTGMLFGVDGIGIHFSNMRGVQSIGIVALSIILFSGGMGTKLSQIRPVIGEGIALSTIGVLLTTLFTGLLIFCVTHYLFASLTFSLPIAILLAATMSSTDSASVFAILRSQRVHLKENLKPLLELESGSNDPMAYMITVALIGFVMGGDTSLWGVAGSLVLQFLFGIIGGFFFGWLCVKMLNNLNIQNEVLYPIALLCLVMITYVSTWYIGGNGYLAVYIAGIYLGNSKITARRSVYGFFDGITWLVQIVLFIMLGLLVNPSDMLPVLLPTLIIAVLMMFVARPLACFVTLLPFRQLSFKARLFTSWVGLRGAAPILFATYPVLAEVPQSNHIFTIVFVITLVSLICQGMTITPVARALHLAEPAPPEGYFMGVEIPEETNTSMEERIVVEEMLSEGHLLKDLALNPDELVILVRRHDRYIVPKGGLHLNPNDILLIVSERNDSEQKYLEIPNADLFTRLRKTLGQVTSHKSKKRSDS
- the nhaA gene encoding Na+/H+ antiporter NhaA; its protein translation is MSPNNRLLRPIQRFTIRKVDSTVVLFLATIVALIVANSPLRDLYHTLLAIPINLNILGLDIFHYHGEPMSFLVFANDVLMVFFFFVVGLDIKQQLLVGELSSVKKAMMPVVGAIGGMIMPILLFLLIAPAGDASRGAAIPMATDIAFVLAVLMVLKDHVPASLRVFMTTLAVADDIGGIIVIALFYSSGINLLMLGLGLATVALLALLGRSGVRHIVIYMIGLFIVWFFFLQSGIHTTIAGVMVALAVPMTTSVSCHQLGNLAGTVSRMLPHTENTQKDQTTHLDGADIAMINSLRQSASRAIPPVQRLEHALTGWVNYLILPIFAFVNAGIDFSTFTMDSISALPFAVSLGLLIGKPVGIFLFTYVYILLTKHQWSDGVYPAMLFAVSILGGIGFTVSMFIASLSYDVQLHLDWLSEAKLGILTGSLISGIIGYITVLAVGKRHQKKMAQKAN